The DNA sequence TATGTCGATAATGGTGAAGGTGTTGTAACAGGTTATGGAAAGATTAATGAAAGGCTAGTGTTTTTATTTGCTCAAGATTTTACTGTTTACGGAGGAGCTTTAGGAGAAATGCATGCAAGAAAAATAACCCAGATGATGGATTTAGCGATGAAGAATAGAGCACCAATCATAGGATTAAACGATTCTGGAGGGGCGAGAATACAAGAAGGGGTGCTCTCTTTAGATGGGTATGGTCATGTGTTTTACCGGAATGCTATTTATTCAGGTGTTATTCCACAAATATCTGTTATCATGGGTCCTTGTGCAGGTGGTGCTGTTTATTCACCAGCTATTACTGACTTTGTCATTATGGTGGAAGAAACAAGTCAAATGTTCATTACTGGCCCTAAAGTAATTGAAGCCGTTACGAATGAAACGATATCTGCTAATGAACTAGGAGGAGCGAAAATCCATAGCAGTAAAAGTGGAAATGCACATTTTTCATGTAAAACGGAGGAAGAGGCGTTACAAAAGGTGAGACAATTATTATGTTATTTACCTCAAAATAATGAAGAGATGCCGCCATCAATACAATCAAAGAAAAAGGAAGACGTACTTTATGATTTACCCGAAAGTGTTCCTATTGATCCTATGTTGACCTATGATATAAAAAAAGTAATCAAACAAGTAGTCGATGACGATAGTTTTCTAGAAATACATGAGCTGTTTGCTAAAAATGCGGTCATCGGCTTTGCTAGGCTAAAAGGACAATCAATTGGGATTGTAGCAAACCAACCAAAAGTAAAGGCAGGTAGTTTGGATATTGATTCGTCAGATAAAATTGCCCGTTTTATCCGCTTTTGCAATTGTTTCCATATACCGTTAATTACTTTTGAGGATGTAACTGGTTTTTTCCCAGGGGTGAACGAAGAGCATGGTGGTATCATTCGACATGGTGCAAAAATATTATACGCATATTCAGAAGCAACGATACCAAAAGTAACTGTTATATTGCGAAAAGCATATGGAGGAGCATATGTTGCTTTAAATAGTAAAGCAATTGGTGCCGATATCGTTTTAGCTTGGCCGAATGCAGAAATTGCTGTTATGGGGCCGCATGGAGCAGTAAACGTGCTGTACTCAAAAGAAATAATTCATAGTAGTAATCCAGAAG is a window from the Evansella cellulosilytica DSM 2522 genome containing:
- a CDS encoding acyl-CoA carboxylase subunit beta, coding for MDIYEKMNELYDKRRKVELGGGDNRIQKQREKGKLTARERIATLLDENTFVELYPFIAQRHEGVYVDNGEGVVTGYGKINERLVFLFAQDFTVYGGALGEMHARKITQMMDLAMKNRAPIIGLNDSGGARIQEGVLSLDGYGHVFYRNAIYSGVIPQISVIMGPCAGGAVYSPAITDFVIMVEETSQMFITGPKVIEAVTNETISANELGGAKIHSSKSGNAHFSCKTEEEALQKVRQLLCYLPQNNEEMPPSIQSKKKEDVLYDLPESVPIDPMLTYDIKKVIKQVVDDDSFLEIHELFAKNAVIGFARLKGQSIGIVANQPKVKAGSLDIDSSDKIARFIRFCNCFHIPLITFEDVTGFFPGVNEEHGGIIRHGAKILYAYSEATIPKVTVILRKAYGGAYVALNSKAIGADIVLAWPNAEIAVMGPHGAVNVLYSKEIIHSSNPEEVRKKKIEEYRTKYTNPYIAAANGMVDDIIDPRETRVKLIQCMEMLKEKTDQRPNRKHGNIPL